The proteins below are encoded in one region of Doryrhamphus excisus isolate RoL2022-K1 chromosome 4, RoL_Dexc_1.0, whole genome shotgun sequence:
- the LOC131128424 gene encoding mucin-5AC-like isoform X3 yields MTSALGSNLSELDRLLLELNAVQQSSPSFPTTEERAPPLPSTSITHYENGNAPEIRVSPPPQEEPNRNGTKPDEARSTVESLLDELEGSVPSTSPSPRHSDLDSSSQQQARISASCATRELDELMASLSDFKPSSLGSLLDPAGATSASSHLPVSPVTFVTPVDSPFLSLSHSSACASPMFSLPAGLELHIDEDGGDRGLSVPHLNPFPCYSPISSLSSASNHDSVADVFAPVPSSPNNSLRVISQSASFISNPQRNSLSPSTTPSLTSVNTVLDKTSKSPSPSVECVSHSAVACKQSCSPDIMTNGSFVIHDPSLNLFAPPHNLLSPPISSPSPLPATSSVTPPRTSFSRLTSSPVSVANVSSPVTFLASSIPSGHLLEPTAMPQLPLEEASLDEALDKLLAMSFSPNHSADLQLKMEAHCLGSDAPEVQEDLLLPMDRNCAHPDTFTCTTNTITDESVDGGTDANGELDWADEELSMSFHDGTMTPYTERLYTDGSMTPLTEASWMDESMTPSTCPGTPDVALDLPLFQPPNMDRVSASGHIKSVIRRTKETPNVHPMYRDGLLRRKMGPIIVNKNTSQDRLIEELQGKFGISRSERRRKQADDWLTDGVIVTSKPQRFRADGAGSEVDKLKINPVPERKVLPPPSPPTPRNTPITEEPKHMLPVQQAPAPMPPPPLPSAPLSQPPHSQEQVTAPPQQIRALQPPPPPTPVQEAPTPKPEPAPSVRKIPTQPPVESVPPVAPKVLVSVGCQTDYDPLFFPVQA; encoded by the exons ATGACCTCTGCCCTGGGCAGCAACTTGTCAGAGCTTGACAGGCTACTGCTGGAGCTCAATGCGGTTCAACAGAGCTCCCCTTCATTCCCCACTACAG AGGAGAGGGCACCCCCCTTGCCATCCACCAGCATCACCCACTATGAAAACGGCAATGCCCCTGAAATCAGAGTGAGTCCACCTCCTCAGGAGGAGCCCAATAGAAATGGAACGAAGCCGGATGAAGCTCGGTCTACAGTGGAGAGTCTTTTGGATGAGCTAGAGGGTTCAGTGCCTTCCACCAG CCCCTCCCCTCGCCACAGCGATTTGGATAGCTCCTCTCAGCAGCAAGCACGGATTTCAGCTTCATGTGCCACAAGAGAGTTAGATGAACTGATGGCCTCCTTGTCTGACTTCAAG CCCAGCTCTTTAGGCTCTTTGCTGGACCCAGCAGGAGCAACTTCCGCCTCTTCTCATCTTCCAGTCTCTCCAGTCACTTTCGTCACCCCAGTGGATTCCCCTTTCCTCAGTCTGTCCCACTCATCTGCCTGTGCCTCTCCCATGTTTTCCTTGCCTGCTGGTCTAGAGCTGCACATAGACGAGGATGGAGGAGACAGAGGCTTATCAGTGCCTCATCTGAATCCTTTCCCTTGTTACAGTCCTATATCCTCCCTTTCTTCAGCCAGCAACCATGACTCTGTAGCTGATGTGTTTGCCCCCGTGCCCTCCTCCCCAAACAATTCACTGCGAGTCATCTCACAGTCTGCCTCTTTTATCTCCAACCCACAGAGAAACAGTTTAAGCCCATCCACTACTCCCTCACTGACCTCGGTAAACACGGTCCTGGACAAGACCTCCAAATCACCTAGTCCATCAGTAGAGTGTGTTTCACACTCGGCTGTTGCTTGTAAACAATCCTGTTCACCAGACATAATGACCAATGGCTCTTTTGTCATTCATGATCCTAGTCTGAATCTCTTCGCTCCACCCCATAACCTGCTCAGCCCTCCTATCTCTTCACCTTCACCTCTCCCTGCTACTTCCTCTGTAACCCCACCCCGCACCAGTTTTTCCCGCCTGACCTCCTCCCCAGTCTCTGTGGCAAACGTCTCCTCCCCTGTGACCTTCCTGGCCTCTTCAATCCCCAGCGGACATCTGCTGGAGCCAACAGCCATGCCCCAACTCCCTTTAGAAGAAGCTTCCCTGGATGAAGCGCTGGACAAGCTGCTAGCTATGAGTTTTTCACCAAATCACTCAGCTGACCTGCAGCTGAAAATGGAGGCACATTGTCTTGGAAGCGATGCCCCAGAGGTGCAGGAGGACCTCCTCCTGCCCATGGACAGAAACTGTGCGCACCCTGACACGTTCACTTGCACCACCAACACCATCACGGATGAGTCAGTGGATGGAGGCACCGATGCCAATGGAGAGCTGGACTGGGCTGATGAAGAGCTGTCCATGTCCTTCCATGACGGCACAATGACGCCTTATACCGAGAGACTATACACAGATGGCAGCATGACACCACTGACGGAAGCTAGCTGGATGGACGAGTCTATGACGCCGTCCACTTGCCCCGGGACACCTGACGTTGCCCTGGACTTGCCTTTGTTCCAGCCGCCCAATATGGACAGAGTCTCTGCATCGGGTCAC ATCAAATCCGTAATTAGGCGCACTAAGGAGACCCCCAACGTGCATCCTATGTATCGAGACGGTCTCCTGCGCAGGAAAATGGGACCCATCATTGTCAACAAGAACACTTCCCAGGATCGTCTCATCGAAGAGCTTCAGGGCAAGTTTGGTATCAGCCGCTCAGAGCGGCGCCGTAAGCAGGCAGATGATTGGCTGACCGATGGGGTCATTGTCACATCCAAGCCTCAGCGCTTCCGTGCTGATGGAGCCGGCAGTGAGGTTGACAAG CTCAAAATTAACCCCGTTCCCGAGAGGAAGGTTCTCCCGCCTCCGTCACCTCCCACTCCTCGTAACACACCAATCACAGAAGAACCTAAGCACATGCTGCCAGTGCAGCAGGCTCCTGCTCCTATGCCTCCACCACCTTTACCCTCGGCTCCCCTTTCTCAGCCTCCACACAGCCAGGAACAAGTCACAGCTCCTCCTCAGCAGATAAGAGCACtgcaaccaccaccaccaccaacacccGTTCAGGAAGCACCTACCCCCAAACCAGAGCCCGCTCCTTCTGTTCGTAAAATCCCAACACAGCCACCAGTGGAAAGTGTTCCACCAGTTGCACCCAAAGTCCTAGTGTCTGTAGGCTGCCAAACTGACTATGACCCACTATTCTTCCCAGTGCAGGCATGA
- the LOC131128424 gene encoding mucin-5AC-like isoform X1 translates to MDDLDALLADLESTTSHISKRPVFLPDETPYSIPTSGHYYQDVSVPPPVPPPPTTEALNGSLQDHKDSCHSSQQSLGSGQKNSWSRDSSSSPNSHIEEDHVYSFPNKQKSSDSSTAAMTSALGSNLSELDRLLLELNAVQQSSPSFPTTEERAPPLPSTSITHYENGNAPEIRVSPPPQEEPNRNGTKPDEARSTVESLLDELEGSVPSTSPSPRHSDLDSSSQQQARISASCATRELDELMASLSDFKPSSLGSLLDPAGATSASSHLPVSPVTFVTPVDSPFLSLSHSSACASPMFSLPAGLELHIDEDGGDRGLSVPHLNPFPCYSPISSLSSASNHDSVADVFAPVPSSPNNSLRVISQSASFISNPQRNSLSPSTTPSLTSVNTVLDKTSKSPSPSVECVSHSAVACKQSCSPDIMTNGSFVIHDPSLNLFAPPHNLLSPPISSPSPLPATSSVTPPRTSFSRLTSSPVSVANVSSPVTFLASSIPSGHLLEPTAMPQLPLEEASLDEALDKLLAMSFSPNHSADLQLKMEAHCLGSDAPEVQEDLLLPMDRNCAHPDTFTCTTNTITDESVDGGTDANGELDWADEELSMSFHDGTMTPYTERLYTDGSMTPLTEASWMDESMTPSTCPGTPDVALDLPLFQPPNMDRVSASGHIKSVIRRTKETPNVHPMYRDGLLRRKMGPIIVNKNTSQDRLIEELQGKFGISRSERRRKQADDWLTDGVIVTSKPQRFRADGAGSEVDKLKINPVPERKVLPPPSPPTPRNTPITEEPKHMLPVQQAPAPMPPPPLPSAPLSQPPHSQEQVTAPPQQIRALQPPPPPTPVQEAPTPKPEPAPSVRKIPTQPPVESVPPVAPKVLVSVGCQTDYDPLFFPVQA, encoded by the exons ATGCCTTACTAGCTGACCTGGAATCGACGACATCCCACATTTCAAAGCGACCAGTGTTTTTGCCAGATGAGACCCCCTACTCCATCCCCACCAGCGGACACTACTACCAGGATGTATCAGTTCCACCTCCAGTCCCACCTCCACCAACAACAGAAGCTCTCAACGGTTCACTGCAAGACCACAAAGATTCTTGCCACTCCTCTCAGCAG TCTCTAGGTTCAGGCCAAAAGAACTCATGGTCACGGGACAGTAGCAGCTCTCCAAATTCTCACATCGAAGAAGACCACGTCTACAG CTTTCCCAACAAACAGAAATCATCTGACTCATCGACAGCAGCCATGACCTCTGCCCTGGGCAGCAACTTGTCAGAGCTTGACAGGCTACTGCTGGAGCTCAATGCGGTTCAACAGAGCTCCCCTTCATTCCCCACTACAG AGGAGAGGGCACCCCCCTTGCCATCCACCAGCATCACCCACTATGAAAACGGCAATGCCCCTGAAATCAGAGTGAGTCCACCTCCTCAGGAGGAGCCCAATAGAAATGGAACGAAGCCGGATGAAGCTCGGTCTACAGTGGAGAGTCTTTTGGATGAGCTAGAGGGTTCAGTGCCTTCCACCAG CCCCTCCCCTCGCCACAGCGATTTGGATAGCTCCTCTCAGCAGCAAGCACGGATTTCAGCTTCATGTGCCACAAGAGAGTTAGATGAACTGATGGCCTCCTTGTCTGACTTCAAG CCCAGCTCTTTAGGCTCTTTGCTGGACCCAGCAGGAGCAACTTCCGCCTCTTCTCATCTTCCAGTCTCTCCAGTCACTTTCGTCACCCCAGTGGATTCCCCTTTCCTCAGTCTGTCCCACTCATCTGCCTGTGCCTCTCCCATGTTTTCCTTGCCTGCTGGTCTAGAGCTGCACATAGACGAGGATGGAGGAGACAGAGGCTTATCAGTGCCTCATCTGAATCCTTTCCCTTGTTACAGTCCTATATCCTCCCTTTCTTCAGCCAGCAACCATGACTCTGTAGCTGATGTGTTTGCCCCCGTGCCCTCCTCCCCAAACAATTCACTGCGAGTCATCTCACAGTCTGCCTCTTTTATCTCCAACCCACAGAGAAACAGTTTAAGCCCATCCACTACTCCCTCACTGACCTCGGTAAACACGGTCCTGGACAAGACCTCCAAATCACCTAGTCCATCAGTAGAGTGTGTTTCACACTCGGCTGTTGCTTGTAAACAATCCTGTTCACCAGACATAATGACCAATGGCTCTTTTGTCATTCATGATCCTAGTCTGAATCTCTTCGCTCCACCCCATAACCTGCTCAGCCCTCCTATCTCTTCACCTTCACCTCTCCCTGCTACTTCCTCTGTAACCCCACCCCGCACCAGTTTTTCCCGCCTGACCTCCTCCCCAGTCTCTGTGGCAAACGTCTCCTCCCCTGTGACCTTCCTGGCCTCTTCAATCCCCAGCGGACATCTGCTGGAGCCAACAGCCATGCCCCAACTCCCTTTAGAAGAAGCTTCCCTGGATGAAGCGCTGGACAAGCTGCTAGCTATGAGTTTTTCACCAAATCACTCAGCTGACCTGCAGCTGAAAATGGAGGCACATTGTCTTGGAAGCGATGCCCCAGAGGTGCAGGAGGACCTCCTCCTGCCCATGGACAGAAACTGTGCGCACCCTGACACGTTCACTTGCACCACCAACACCATCACGGATGAGTCAGTGGATGGAGGCACCGATGCCAATGGAGAGCTGGACTGGGCTGATGAAGAGCTGTCCATGTCCTTCCATGACGGCACAATGACGCCTTATACCGAGAGACTATACACAGATGGCAGCATGACACCACTGACGGAAGCTAGCTGGATGGACGAGTCTATGACGCCGTCCACTTGCCCCGGGACACCTGACGTTGCCCTGGACTTGCCTTTGTTCCAGCCGCCCAATATGGACAGAGTCTCTGCATCGGGTCAC ATCAAATCCGTAATTAGGCGCACTAAGGAGACCCCCAACGTGCATCCTATGTATCGAGACGGTCTCCTGCGCAGGAAAATGGGACCCATCATTGTCAACAAGAACACTTCCCAGGATCGTCTCATCGAAGAGCTTCAGGGCAAGTTTGGTATCAGCCGCTCAGAGCGGCGCCGTAAGCAGGCAGATGATTGGCTGACCGATGGGGTCATTGTCACATCCAAGCCTCAGCGCTTCCGTGCTGATGGAGCCGGCAGTGAGGTTGACAAG CTCAAAATTAACCCCGTTCCCGAGAGGAAGGTTCTCCCGCCTCCGTCACCTCCCACTCCTCGTAACACACCAATCACAGAAGAACCTAAGCACATGCTGCCAGTGCAGCAGGCTCCTGCTCCTATGCCTCCACCACCTTTACCCTCGGCTCCCCTTTCTCAGCCTCCACACAGCCAGGAACAAGTCACAGCTCCTCCTCAGCAGATAAGAGCACtgcaaccaccaccaccaccaacacccGTTCAGGAAGCACCTACCCCCAAACCAGAGCCCGCTCCTTCTGTTCGTAAAATCCCAACACAGCCACCAGTGGAAAGTGTTCCACCAGTTGCACCCAAAGTCCTAGTGTCTGTAGGCTGCCAAACTGACTATGACCCACTATTCTTCCCAGTGCAGGCATGA
- the LOC131128424 gene encoding paxillin-like isoform X4, giving the protein MDDLDALLADLESTTSHISKRPVFLPDETPYSIPTSGHYYQDVSVPPPVPPPPTTEALNGSLQDHKDSCHSSQQSLGSGQKNSWSRDSSSSPNSHIEEDHVYSFPNKQKSSDSSTAAMTSALGSNLSELDRLLLELNAVQQSSPSFPTTEERAPPLPSTSITHYENGNAPEIRVSPPPQEEPNRNGTKPDEARSTVESLLDELEGSVPSTSPSPRHSDLDSSSQQQARISASCATRELDELMASLSDFKMTQGKGGAPGGAKTQVNKLDNMLGSLQSDLNKLGVQTVAKGVCGACLKPIVGQVVIAMGRTWHPEHFVCTHCQEEIGSRNFFEREGQPYCERDYHNLCSPRCHYCNGPILNQVVTALDKTWHPEHFFCAQCGCFFDPDGFHEKDGKAYCRKDYFDMFAPKCGGCARAIVENYISALNSLWHPECFVCRECFTPFVNGSFFEHDGQPYCEVHYHERRGSLCSGCQKPITGRCITAMAKKFHPEHFVCAFCLKQLNKGTFKEQNDKPYCHGCFVKLFS; this is encoded by the exons ATGCCTTACTAGCTGACCTGGAATCGACGACATCCCACATTTCAAAGCGACCAGTGTTTTTGCCAGATGAGACCCCCTACTCCATCCCCACCAGCGGACACTACTACCAGGATGTATCAGTTCCACCTCCAGTCCCACCTCCACCAACAACAGAAGCTCTCAACGGTTCACTGCAAGACCACAAAGATTCTTGCCACTCCTCTCAGCAG TCTCTAGGTTCAGGCCAAAAGAACTCATGGTCACGGGACAGTAGCAGCTCTCCAAATTCTCACATCGAAGAAGACCACGTCTACAG CTTTCCCAACAAACAGAAATCATCTGACTCATCGACAGCAGCCATGACCTCTGCCCTGGGCAGCAACTTGTCAGAGCTTGACAGGCTACTGCTGGAGCTCAATGCGGTTCAACAGAGCTCCCCTTCATTCCCCACTACAG AGGAGAGGGCACCCCCCTTGCCATCCACCAGCATCACCCACTATGAAAACGGCAATGCCCCTGAAATCAGAGTGAGTCCACCTCCTCAGGAGGAGCCCAATAGAAATGGAACGAAGCCGGATGAAGCTCGGTCTACAGTGGAGAGTCTTTTGGATGAGCTAGAGGGTTCAGTGCCTTCCACCAG CCCCTCCCCTCGCCACAGCGATTTGGATAGCTCCTCTCAGCAGCAAGCACGGATTTCAGCTTCATGTGCCACAAGAGAGTTAGATGAACTGATGGCCTCCTTGTCTGACTTCAAG ATGACTCAAGGCAAAGGTGGTGCTCCCGGCGGTGCCAAGACTCAGGTCAATAAGCTGGACAACATGCTTGGCAGCCTGCAGTCGGACCTCAACAAACTGGGTGTGCAGACGGTCGCTAAAGGAGTGTGTGGCGCCTGCTTGAAGCCAATCGTGGGACAG GTGGTGATCGCCATGGGACGCACATGGCACCCTGAACACTTTGTGTGCACGCACTGTCAAGAGGAGATCGGCTCCAGAAACTTCTTTGAGCGAGAAGGACAGCCGTACTGTGAAAGAGATTACCATAACCTATGCTCCCCACGATGCCACTACTGCAACGGGCCCATACTCAAT CAAGTTGTAACTGCACTGGATAAAACATGGCACCCTGAACACTTCTTCTGCGCTCAGTGTGGATGCTTCTTCGACCCAGACG GTTTTCATGAGAAAGATGGAAAGGCCTACTGCAGGAAGGACTACTTTGACATGTTTGCGCCAAAGTGCGGTGGTTGTGCCAGAGCCATTGTGGAGAACTACATCTCAGCGCTCAACTCCCTTTGGCATCCAGAGTGTTTTGTTTGCAGG GAGTGTTTCACGCCGTTTGTGAATGGAAGTTTCTTCGAACACGACGGCCAGCCCTACTGTGAAGTCCACTACCACGAGCGCCGCGGTTCGCTGTGCTCCGGCTGTCAGAAACCCATCACAGGTCGTTGTATCACAGCCATGGCCAAGAAGTTCCACCCTGAACACTTTGTCTGTGCTTTCTGCCTCAAGCAACTCAACAAAGGCACCTTTAAGGAACAAAACGACAAACCCTACTGCCATGGCTGCTTTGTCAAGCTGTTTAGTTAA
- the LOC131128424 gene encoding mucin-5AC-like isoform X2, which translates to MDDLDALLADLESTTSHISKRPVFLPDETPYSIPTSGHYYQDVSVPPPVPPPPTTEALNGSLQDHKDSCHSSQQSLGSGQKNSWSRDSSSSPNSHIEEDHVYSFPNKQKSSDSSTAAMTSALGSNLSELDRLLLELNAVQQSSPSFPTTEERAPPLPSTSITHYENGNAPEIRVSPPPQEEPNRNGTKPDEARSTVESLLDELEGSVPSTSPSPRHSDLDSSSQQQARISASCATRELDELMASLSDFKPSSLGSLLDPAGATSASSHLPVSPVTFVTPVDSPFLSLSHSSACASPMFSLPAGLELHIDEDGGDRGLSVPHLNPFPCYSPISSLSSASNHDSVADVFAPVPSSPNNSLRVISQSASFISNPQRNSLSPSTTPSLTSVNTVLDKTSKSPSPSVECVSHSAVACKQSCSPDIMTNGSFVIHDPSLNLFAPPHNLLSPPISSPSPLPATSSVTPPRTSFSRLTSSPVSVANVSSPVTFLASSIPSGHLLEPTAMPQLPLEEASLDEALDKLLAMSFSPNHSADLQLKMEAHCLGSDAPEVQEDLLLPMDRNCAHPDTFTCTTNTITDESVDGGTDANGELDWADEELSMSFHDGTMTPYTERLYTDGSMTPLTEASWMDESMTPSTCPGTPDVALDLPLFQPPNMDRVSASGHIKSVIRRTKETPNVHPMYRDGLLRRKMGPIIVNKNTSQDRLIEELQGKFGISRSERRRKQADDWLTDGVIVTSKPQRFRADGAGSELKINPVPERKVLPPPSPPTPRNTPITEEPKHMLPVQQAPAPMPPPPLPSAPLSQPPHSQEQVTAPPQQIRALQPPPPPTPVQEAPTPKPEPAPSVRKIPTQPPVESVPPVAPKVLVSVGCQTDYDPLFFPVQA; encoded by the exons ATGCCTTACTAGCTGACCTGGAATCGACGACATCCCACATTTCAAAGCGACCAGTGTTTTTGCCAGATGAGACCCCCTACTCCATCCCCACCAGCGGACACTACTACCAGGATGTATCAGTTCCACCTCCAGTCCCACCTCCACCAACAACAGAAGCTCTCAACGGTTCACTGCAAGACCACAAAGATTCTTGCCACTCCTCTCAGCAG TCTCTAGGTTCAGGCCAAAAGAACTCATGGTCACGGGACAGTAGCAGCTCTCCAAATTCTCACATCGAAGAAGACCACGTCTACAG CTTTCCCAACAAACAGAAATCATCTGACTCATCGACAGCAGCCATGACCTCTGCCCTGGGCAGCAACTTGTCAGAGCTTGACAGGCTACTGCTGGAGCTCAATGCGGTTCAACAGAGCTCCCCTTCATTCCCCACTACAG AGGAGAGGGCACCCCCCTTGCCATCCACCAGCATCACCCACTATGAAAACGGCAATGCCCCTGAAATCAGAGTGAGTCCACCTCCTCAGGAGGAGCCCAATAGAAATGGAACGAAGCCGGATGAAGCTCGGTCTACAGTGGAGAGTCTTTTGGATGAGCTAGAGGGTTCAGTGCCTTCCACCAG CCCCTCCCCTCGCCACAGCGATTTGGATAGCTCCTCTCAGCAGCAAGCACGGATTTCAGCTTCATGTGCCACAAGAGAGTTAGATGAACTGATGGCCTCCTTGTCTGACTTCAAG CCCAGCTCTTTAGGCTCTTTGCTGGACCCAGCAGGAGCAACTTCCGCCTCTTCTCATCTTCCAGTCTCTCCAGTCACTTTCGTCACCCCAGTGGATTCCCCTTTCCTCAGTCTGTCCCACTCATCTGCCTGTGCCTCTCCCATGTTTTCCTTGCCTGCTGGTCTAGAGCTGCACATAGACGAGGATGGAGGAGACAGAGGCTTATCAGTGCCTCATCTGAATCCTTTCCCTTGTTACAGTCCTATATCCTCCCTTTCTTCAGCCAGCAACCATGACTCTGTAGCTGATGTGTTTGCCCCCGTGCCCTCCTCCCCAAACAATTCACTGCGAGTCATCTCACAGTCTGCCTCTTTTATCTCCAACCCACAGAGAAACAGTTTAAGCCCATCCACTACTCCCTCACTGACCTCGGTAAACACGGTCCTGGACAAGACCTCCAAATCACCTAGTCCATCAGTAGAGTGTGTTTCACACTCGGCTGTTGCTTGTAAACAATCCTGTTCACCAGACATAATGACCAATGGCTCTTTTGTCATTCATGATCCTAGTCTGAATCTCTTCGCTCCACCCCATAACCTGCTCAGCCCTCCTATCTCTTCACCTTCACCTCTCCCTGCTACTTCCTCTGTAACCCCACCCCGCACCAGTTTTTCCCGCCTGACCTCCTCCCCAGTCTCTGTGGCAAACGTCTCCTCCCCTGTGACCTTCCTGGCCTCTTCAATCCCCAGCGGACATCTGCTGGAGCCAACAGCCATGCCCCAACTCCCTTTAGAAGAAGCTTCCCTGGATGAAGCGCTGGACAAGCTGCTAGCTATGAGTTTTTCACCAAATCACTCAGCTGACCTGCAGCTGAAAATGGAGGCACATTGTCTTGGAAGCGATGCCCCAGAGGTGCAGGAGGACCTCCTCCTGCCCATGGACAGAAACTGTGCGCACCCTGACACGTTCACTTGCACCACCAACACCATCACGGATGAGTCAGTGGATGGAGGCACCGATGCCAATGGAGAGCTGGACTGGGCTGATGAAGAGCTGTCCATGTCCTTCCATGACGGCACAATGACGCCTTATACCGAGAGACTATACACAGATGGCAGCATGACACCACTGACGGAAGCTAGCTGGATGGACGAGTCTATGACGCCGTCCACTTGCCCCGGGACACCTGACGTTGCCCTGGACTTGCCTTTGTTCCAGCCGCCCAATATGGACAGAGTCTCTGCATCGGGTCAC ATCAAATCCGTAATTAGGCGCACTAAGGAGACCCCCAACGTGCATCCTATGTATCGAGACGGTCTCCTGCGCAGGAAAATGGGACCCATCATTGTCAACAAGAACACTTCCCAGGATCGTCTCATCGAAGAGCTTCAGGGCAAGTTTGGTATCAGCCGCTCAGAGCGGCGCCGTAAGCAGGCAGATGATTGGCTGACCGATGGGGTCATTGTCACATCCAAGCCTCAGCGCTTCCGTGCTGATGGAGCCGGCAGTGAG CTCAAAATTAACCCCGTTCCCGAGAGGAAGGTTCTCCCGCCTCCGTCACCTCCCACTCCTCGTAACACACCAATCACAGAAGAACCTAAGCACATGCTGCCAGTGCAGCAGGCTCCTGCTCCTATGCCTCCACCACCTTTACCCTCGGCTCCCCTTTCTCAGCCTCCACACAGCCAGGAACAAGTCACAGCTCCTCCTCAGCAGATAAGAGCACtgcaaccaccaccaccaccaacacccGTTCAGGAAGCACCTACCCCCAAACCAGAGCCCGCTCCTTCTGTTCGTAAAATCCCAACACAGCCACCAGTGGAAAGTGTTCCACCAGTTGCACCCAAAGTCCTAGTGTCTGTAGGCTGCCAAACTGACTATGACCCACTATTCTTCCCAGTGCAGGCATGA